From Roseovarius sp. EL26, the proteins below share one genomic window:
- a CDS encoding methyltransferase domain-containing protein, whose amino-acid sequence MTDFFDFLHYVPPYDLDEAGVYRLNQRYRLIVEPFASDLKNARVLDLACHDGRWSYALAAAGAREVTGVEARQELVDRFAGFPEINFKPNVKLLCGDIFDVMEKMVVDGMQFDVIAVYGIFYHIMDHMRLLKLCQKLEPKLIIIDGEFIEANNGMIQLVLENTENVLNATPISGNLSQTVVGIPSRQATEMMAEAIGYELAWLDKERILGRDRQGMHDYFRKARKVRSTCTLRTS is encoded by the coding sequence ATGACGGATTTTTTCGATTTCTTGCATTATGTGCCCCCTTATGATCTCGATGAAGCAGGTGTTTATCGTCTGAACCAGCGTTATCGTTTGATTGTCGAGCCCTTTGCTTCGGATCTAAAAAATGCGCGGGTTCTTGACTTGGCTTGCCATGATGGGCGGTGGTCTTATGCCCTTGCAGCAGCAGGAGCGCGAGAGGTGACCGGTGTCGAAGCGCGTCAGGAACTGGTTGACCGGTTTGCAGGATTTCCGGAAATAAATTTCAAACCAAATGTAAAGCTGCTCTGTGGTGACATTTTTGATGTCATGGAGAAAATGGTTGTGGACGGCATGCAATTTGACGTGATTGCAGTCTATGGGATTTTCTATCACATCATGGACCACATGCGGCTGCTGAAACTGTGCCAGAAGCTTGAACCGAAACTGATCATTATCGATGGCGAATTTATTGAAGCCAACAATGGTATGATTCAATTGGTTCTGGAAAACACTGAAAATGTGCTCAACGCGACGCCAATATCGGGCAACTTATCGCAGACGGTTGTAGGGATACCCAGCCGCCAAGCCACGGAAATGATGGCCGAGGCTATAGGTTACGAATTGGCGTGGCTTGATAAAGAACGAATATTGGGCCGGGATCGTCAGGGTATGCACGACTATTTTCGAAAAGCGCGAAAGGTGAGGAGCACCTGTACGCTCAGAACGTCGTAA
- a CDS encoding F0F1 ATP synthase subunit delta has protein sequence MSEPASISSGIADRYATAIFEISKESSSLTKLEKNLTDLAAALDDSAELRDLIQSPVVPRAEQGAAIAAVGKKMKLVPELQNGLNLMAQKRRLFVLPQLVAQLSARIAEDKGEVTAEVTSAKALTKTQSEKLAKTLKARVGKDVKISATVDESLIGGLVVKVGSKMIDTSIASRLNSLQNAMKEVG, from the coding sequence GTGTCCGAACCAGCTTCGATCTCATCTGGCATTGCTGACCGCTATGCCACCGCGATCTTCGAAATTTCGAAAGAGTCCAGCTCTTTGACGAAACTCGAGAAGAATTTAACTGATCTTGCCGCGGCACTGGACGACAGTGCCGAGCTGCGCGACCTGATCCAGAGCCCGGTTGTGCCTCGTGCAGAACAAGGGGCTGCGATTGCTGCGGTTGGCAAGAAAATGAAACTAGTTCCCGAGCTGCAAAACGGCCTGAACCTGATGGCGCAAAAGCGCCGTCTGTTTGTTCTGCCGCAGCTAGTTGCGCAACTAAGCGCGCGCATCGCCGAGGATAAAGGCGAAGTGACTGCTGAAGTGACCAGTGCTAAGGCGCTGACCAAGACGCAGTCCGAAAAACTGGCCAAAACGCTGAAAGCGCGCGTTGGCAAGGACGTCAAGATTAGTGCGACCGTTGATGAAAGTCTCATCGGCGGTCTTGTCGTTAAGGTGGGCTCGAAAATGATCGATACGTCGATCGCTTCGCGCCTGAACTCCCTACAGAATGCAATGAAAGAGGTCGGATAA
- a CDS encoding NUDIX pyrophosphatase: protein MSEIPIRSFMVSLIVLRKVETEAEVLLLKRTQTLTGEWCQVAGGIEGNETAWQAALRELMEETGLSALKLYSADICEQFYEADRDAITMAAVFVAIVGDNDVISLNHEHSDFQWVSFEQARDMVPFAGQRNVLRHVEEEIVNRPVHPQLLLFEG, encoded by the coding sequence TTGTCAGAAATCCCAATCCGTTCGTTTATGGTATCTTTGATCGTCCTACGAAAAGTAGAGACCGAAGCTGAGGTGTTACTGCTGAAGCGGACGCAGACGCTTACCGGTGAGTGGTGTCAGGTTGCGGGTGGCATTGAGGGAAACGAGACCGCCTGGCAGGCAGCGTTGCGTGAGTTGATGGAAGAAACTGGGTTGTCGGCGCTCAAGCTATATTCTGCAGATATATGTGAGCAATTTTATGAGGCGGACCGCGATGCAATCACGATGGCGGCGGTGTTTGTCGCAATTGTCGGTGATAATGATGTGATATCATTGAACCACGAGCATAGTGATTTTCAATGGGTCTCATTTGAGCAGGCCAGAGATATGGTGCCATTTGCGGGGCAGCGAAATGTATTGCGGCACGTCGAAGAAGAGATTGTCAATCGCCCAGTCCATCCACAACTTCTATTGTTTGAAGGGTGA
- a CDS encoding VanZ family protein, whose translation MKNPIALVLTCAIALLIAYGTLKPPGSSSDPWILNDKQVHFLAFAFLTLPMGWVRPQAVLWLVPLAICYGGIIELIQPMFGRGAELGDLIADGLGAMTGALPGLIRHSIRN comes from the coding sequence ATGAAAAACCCAATCGCCCTTGTGCTCACCTGCGCCATTGCCCTGCTCATAGCCTATGGCACGCTCAAGCCCCCCGGCTCGTCAAGCGATCCTTGGATATTGAACGACAAACAAGTGCATTTCTTGGCGTTTGCGTTTTTGACCCTGCCCATGGGTTGGGTCCGCCCTCAGGCAGTATTGTGGCTGGTGCCGCTTGCCATTTGCTATGGCGGTATAATCGAACTGATACAGCCCATGTTCGGACGGGGCGCAGAGCTGGGCGATTTAATAGCCGACGGCTTGGGCGCTATGACCGGCGCCCTCCCGGGCTTAATCCGTCACAGCATCCGCAACTAA
- the atpA gene encoding F0F1 ATP synthase subunit alpha: MGIQAAEISAILKDQIKNFGQEAEVAEVGRVLSVGDGIARVHGLDNVQAGELVEFPGNVMGMALNLEADNVGIVIFGSDREIKEGDTVKRTKSIVDVPTGDGLLGRVVDGLGNPLDGKGPIKSDTRGLADVKAPGIIPRKSVHEPMATGLKSVDAMIPVGRGQRELIIGDRQTGKTAIALDTILNQKVYNEAAGDDEGKKLYCVYVAVGQKRSTVAQLVKKLEESGAMEYSIVVAATASDPAPMQFLAPYSATAMAEHFRDNGRHALIIYDDLSKQAVAYRQMSLLLRRPPGREAYPGDVFYLHSRLLERSAKLNEDNGSGSLTALPIIETQGGDVSAFIPTNVISITDGQIFLETELFYQGIRPAVNTGLSVSRVGSSAQTNAMKSVAGPVKLSLAQYREMAAFAQFGSDLDAATQQLLNRGARLTELMKQPQYSPLTNAEIVCMIYAGTNGYLDKIDVKAVGRYEAGLLAHLRGKHSDLLDYITKEDPKIKGEAEDKIKAALGEFAADFA, translated from the coding sequence ATGGGTATCCAAGCAGCAGAGATTTCTGCGATCCTGAAAGACCAGATTAAGAATTTCGGACAAGAGGCTGAAGTGGCCGAAGTTGGCCGGGTTCTGTCTGTTGGTGACGGGATTGCACGGGTTCATGGTCTGGACAATGTTCAGGCTGGTGAGCTGGTCGAATTCCCCGGTAACGTTATGGGGATGGCCCTGAACCTGGAAGCCGACAACGTCGGTATCGTTATCTTCGGTTCCGACCGTGAGATTAAAGAAGGTGATACCGTTAAGCGCACCAAATCCATCGTGGACGTGCCAACTGGCGACGGCCTGCTGGGTCGTGTTGTTGACGGACTGGGTAACCCGCTGGACGGCAAAGGTCCGATCAAGTCGGATACCCGTGGTCTGGCAGACGTTAAAGCGCCTGGCATCATTCCACGTAAATCGGTTCACGAACCGATGGCAACGGGTCTGAAATCAGTTGACGCGATGATCCCGGTTGGCCGTGGCCAGCGTGAGCTGATCATTGGTGACCGTCAAACAGGTAAAACAGCCATCGCGCTGGACACCATCCTGAACCAAAAAGTTTACAACGAAGCCGCTGGCGACGATGAAGGCAAGAAACTGTACTGCGTTTATGTCGCGGTTGGTCAAAAGCGTTCCACCGTTGCGCAGCTGGTTAAGAAGCTGGAAGAAAGCGGCGCGATGGAATACTCCATCGTTGTTGCCGCAACCGCGTCTGACCCGGCTCCGATGCAGTTCCTGGCGCCATATTCGGCAACAGCGATGGCAGAGCACTTCCGTGACAATGGTCGCCACGCTCTGATCATCTATGATGACCTTTCCAAGCAAGCGGTTGCGTATCGTCAGATGTCACTGCTTCTGCGTCGTCCACCCGGTCGTGAAGCCTATCCTGGTGACGTTTTCTATCTTCACTCCCGCCTGTTGGAGCGTTCGGCCAAGCTGAACGAAGATAACGGTTCCGGCTCTCTGACGGCTCTGCCTATCATTGAAACACAAGGTGGTGACGTTTCAGCGTTTATTCCAACCAACGTGATTTCGATCACTGACGGTCAGATCTTCCTTGAAACCGAACTGTTCTATCAGGGTATCCGCCCGGCTGTGAACACTGGTCTGTCAGTTTCTCGCGTGGGCTCTTCTGCTCAAACAAACGCGATGAAATCTGTTGCTGGTCCGGTTAAACTGTCACTGGCTCAGTACCGCGAAATGGCTGCCTTTGCGCAGTTCGGTTCCGACCTTGATGCCGCAACTCAGCAGCTGCTGAACCGTGGTGCGCGTTTGACCGAGCTGATGAAACAGCCACAGTATTCGCCGCTGACCAACGCTGAAATCGTTTGCATGATCTACGCCGGTACCAATGGGTATTTGGACAAGATCGACGTGAAAGCTGTTGGCCGTTATGAAGCCGGTTTGCTGGCGCACCTGCGTGGCAAGCACAGCGACCTGCTGGATTACATCACCAAGGAAGACCCGAAGATAAAAGGGGAAGCCGAGGACAAGATCAAGGCAGCGCTGGGCGAATTCGCAGCAGACTTCGCATAA